One genomic window of Micropterus dolomieu isolate WLL.071019.BEF.003 ecotype Adirondacks linkage group LG14, ASM2129224v1, whole genome shotgun sequence includes the following:
- the foxi1 gene encoding forkhead box protein I1: MNAFGHQPSNQQTSPIQHHSAQEILDMAVYCDNYGVYQQNLHHHHPQRPPTHPSGYGLGEYTSPSTNPYLWLNGPSINSSPYLPGNNGTSYIQSGYGSNQRQFLPPPTGFGGADLGWLSISSQQELFKMVRPPYSYSALIAMAIQNAQDKKLTLSQIYQYVADNFPFYKKSKAGWQNSIRHNLSLNDCFKKVARDEDDPGKGNYWTLDPNCEKMFDNGNFRRKRKRRADSTGAESTALPVKSEDGPHKLSDTSSLMSSSPPSLHGSPASTEPKSSPSPSAEHSPCFGTFVSSVNSLLAGSGSTDGSRPGERDYGSSAHLGGLSQTREGMSGLGSYSPTLISSVNSDNNRMNYYTSVQSLSNHFSVNNLIYSREGTEV, from the exons ATGAACGCTTTTGGACACCAACCATCTAACCAGCAGACCAGCCCTATTCAGCACCATAGCGCGCAGGAGATCCTAGACATGGCCGTGTACTGCGACAATTACGGTGTGTACCAACAGAacctccaccaccatcacccTCAGAGGCCGCCGACGCACCCCTCCGGCTACGGCCTCGGAGAGTACACCTCACCGTCCACGAACCCGTACCTATGGCTGAACGGACCCAGCATCAACTCCTCTCCTTATCTTCCCGGAAACAACGGCACGTCCTATATTCAGTCTGGATACGGGTCGAACCAGAGGCAGTTCTTACCGCCTCCGACCGGGTTTGGCGGGGCAGACCTGGGCTGGCTGTCCATATCCAGCCAGCAGGAACTCTTCAAGATGGTCAGACCACCTTACTCTTACTCAGCACTGATAGCGATGGCCATACAGAACGCCCAAGACAAAAAGTTGACTCTCAGTCAGATCTATCAGTATGTAGCCGACAACTTCCCTTTCTACAAGAAGAGTAAAGCTGGATGGCAGAATTCAATCCGCCACAACTTGTCACTGAACGACTGTTTCAAAAAAGTGGCACGGGACGAGGATGACCCCG GTAAAGGAAACTACTGGACGCTCGACCCCAACTGTGAGAAGATGTTCGACAACGGGAACTTCAGacggaagagaaagaggagggctGACAGTACCGGAGCTGAGAGCACCGCTCTCCCGGTCAAGTCAGAAGACGGCCCGCATAAGCTCTCCGACACATCCAGCCTTATGAGCTCCTCCCCGCCCAGCCTGCACGGATCCCCGGCCTCCACGGAGCCCAAGTCGTCCCCGTCTCCGTCCGCGGAGCACAGCCCGTGTTTCGGCACCTTCGTGTCCAGCGTGAACTCGCTACTGGCGGGCAGCGGCAGCACAGACGGCTCCCGGCCCGGGGAGCGGGACTACGGCTCATCGGCGCATCTCGGGGGATTGTCTCAGACCAGAGAGGGCATGTCCGGACTGGGCTCCTACTCGCCCACTTTAATCTCTTCTGTGAACTCTGACAACAACAGAATGAACTATTACACATCAGTTCAGAGCCTCTCCAATCATTTTAGTGTTAATAACCTCATATACAGCCGGGAAGGAACAGAAGTGTAG